Proteins encoded within one genomic window of Aquarana catesbeiana isolate 2022-GZ linkage group LG03, ASM4218655v1, whole genome shotgun sequence:
- the LOC141134282 gene encoding olfactory receptor 5G26-like, protein MYFFLSHLSLCDILISTNVAPKTLQVLLTGRHHLSFSSCHTQLYFFGAFTGTECCLLSVMSYDRYLAICYPLRYSFIMKHHLPQFLAAVCWLVGFIVSMIIESFVVALDYCGPNVIDHFFCDLTRLLGLSCSDTKMTDICVTIIVSIIGIFQVIFVIVTYICIFTSILQISSITGRQKIFSTCSSHLAVVSTYYGTLIALYVAPSSGHFQTLNKVLSLLNTIITPLLNPIIYSLRNKEIQSAFSKTFLRRYSLKGK, encoded by the coding sequence ATGTACTTTTTTCTCTCCCACCTCTCTCTGTGTGACATCCTGATCAGCACAAATGTGGCTCCAAAAACACTTCAAGTCCTTCTTACAGGGAGACATCACCTCTCGTTTTCCTCATGTCACACACAGTTGTACTTTTTTGGAGCCTTTACTGGAACAGAATGTTGTCTGTTGTCTGTGATGTCTTATGATAGATATTTAGCCATCTGTTACCCTTTACGCTACTCATTTATTATGAAACACCATCTTCCTCAGTTCTTGGCTGCAGTATGCTGGTTGGTTGGTTTTATTGTCTCTATGATCATAGAGTCTTTTGTAGTTGCATTGGACTATTGTGGACCAAATGTTATAGACCACTTTTTCTGTGACCTTACTCGTCTTCTAGGACTTTCCTGCTCTGACACCAAAATGACTGACATTTGTGTCACTATCATAGTCTCTATAATTGGAATTTTTCAGGTAATCTTTGTCATTGTCACTTATATTTGCATCTTCACCTCCATCCTTCAGATCTCTTCCATCACTGGCCGCCAGAAGATCTTCTCAACCTGTAGCTCTCATTTGGCAGTGGTTTCTACTTATTATGGGACGCTCATTGCGCTTTATGTGGCACCATCAAGTGGGCACTTTCAAACCCTTAATAAAGTGTTATCTCTTCTAAACACAATCATAACTCCTTTATTAAACCCAATTATTTACAGCCTGCGAAATAAAGAAATACAATCTGCCTTTAGCAAAACTTTCCTAAGGAGATACTCATTAAAAGGTAAATAA
- the LOC141134840 gene encoding olfactory receptor 5G26-like yields MYILLSHLSLCDIMIITNVAPKTLQVLVTEKCRQSVPSCYTQMYFYGVFATTECFLLSVMSYDRYLAVCDPLHYSSTMKRGLSQFLATVCWLVGFFSAMITEIFILVLDFCGPNIIDHFFCELTRILELSCSDTKMVDICVTIVVSIIGIFQVVFVIVTYICIFISILQISSITGRQKIFSTCSSHLAVVSIYYGTLIALYVAQSRRHFQTLNKVLSLLNTVITPLLNPIIYSLRKKK; encoded by the coding sequence ATGTATATTCTTCTCTCCCACCTCTCTCTGTGTGACATTATGATTATCACAAATGTGGCCCCAAAAACACTTCAAGTCCTTGTTACAGAGAAATGTCGCCAGTCGGTTCCATCATGTTACACACAGATGTATTTTTATGGAGTCTTTGCCACTACAGAATGTTTCCTGTTGTCGGTAATGTCATATGATAGATATTTGGCCGTCTGTGACCCTCTGCATTACTCATCTACTATGAAACGCGGCCTTTCTCAGTTTTTGGCTACAGTATGCTGGTTGGTTGGGTTTTTTTCCGCAATGATCACAGAGATTTTCATACTTGTGTTGGACTTTTGTGGTCCAAATATTATAGACCACTTTTTCTGTGAGCTTACTCGTATACTAGAGCTTTCCTGCTCTGACACCAAAATGGTTGACATTTGTGTCACTATCGTAGTCTCTATAATTGGAATTTTTCAGGTAGTCTTTGTCATCGtcacttatatttgtatttttatatccaTTCTTCAAATTTCTTCCATCACTGGCCGGCAGAAGATCTTCTCAACCTGCAGCTCTCATTTGGCGGTGGTTTCTATTTATTATGGGACACTCATTGCACTGTACGTGGCACAATCTAGAAGGCACTTTCAGACACTTAACaaagttttatcccttttaaaCACAGTCATCACTCCACTATTAAACCCAATTATTTACAGCCTGAGGAAAAAGAAATAA